Genomic DNA from Vanrija pseudolonga chromosome 3, complete sequence:
CCGTTCTGGCTCGGCCTCTACCTGGTCTGGGttgtccttggccttgctACCGTCACGGTTGCGACGCTTATCTACTACTCTGGTGCTGTCAAGGCATCCCGTTCCATCCAtgccgacctcgtcaacaaGATCTTTGGTGCCTACATGCGCTTCCTCGACTCTACCCCGGTCGGACGCATCATCGGTCGCTTTACCAAGGACATTAAGAATATCGACGGCGGCTTCACCGACACTGCTGCCTGGGTCGCGGAAATCACTTTCAGTTTGATCATCAAGTTCATTGCTGTTGTCATTTTCGTCAAGTTCTTCACTATCCCTGCCCTCCTCAttggcgtcgtcggtggtATCATTGGAGAGTTCTACATTCATGCCCAGTTAAGCGTCAAGCGTGAAATGTCCAACGCCAAGACTCCCCTGTTCTCGAgcctggccgccgctgtTACGGGCATTGTCTCGATTCGTGCGTACGCCGCGCAGGAGCAGATTCGTCGCGACGTCAGgaccaaggccgacaagtACTCGCGCTCCGCCACGGCCTTTTACAACCTCAACCGATGGATTACCGTCCGCATTGACATGCTCGGTGGTCTCTTTGCTTCTCTGCTCGGCGCGTTCCTCATCTACagcgtccacctcgacccCTCGACTTCTGGCTTTGCTCTCCTCCAGGCCATTGCCTTCTCCTCGATGATCCTCGTCTGGGTTCGCCTTGTTAACGAGATGGAGGTCCAAGGAAACGCCGTTGAGCGTATTGAGGACTACCTTGTCATCGACCAGGAGCCTCCTTCCGTGAAGAGCAAGACCCCACCTGCGGCCTGGCCTACGTCGGGAGAGATCGTTCTCAACCAACTCAGCGCCAAGTACTCTGCCGACGGCCCCACTGTTCTCGACAATCTCAACATCAAGATCAAGAGTGGTGAGAAGGTTGGCATTGTCGGCCGCACGGGCAGTGGCAAGTCGACGCTTGCTTTGGCTCTCCTTCGCATGATTCCCACCAGTGGAACGGTGCTCATTGACGGTCTCCGAACGGACAAGATCAACCTGCACGACCTCCGTTCCAACGTCACCATCATCCCCCAAGACCCCATCTTACTCTCTGGCACGCTCCGCTTCAACCTCGACCCCttcgacgagagcgacgacgcgactcTGAACGATGCGCTTCAGGCATCTGGCCTGGGCCAGAGCGGCGGAGCCAGCAATGGTCGCGCGACGCCCAAGAGACTCACGCTCGACACGATCCTGACTGCTGGTGGCTCCAACCTGTCGCAaggccagcgccagctcgttGCTCTCGCCCGTGCTCTTGTCCGCAACAGCAAGGTGCTCATTCTCGATGAGGCGACTGCCTCGGTCGACTTTGACACCGACTCGCTCATCCAAAAGTCTATCCGCTCGCTCCCCGACTCTACTACCGTCCTGACCGTGGCGCACCGTCTGTCGACCGTCATGGACTATGACAAGATTCTTgttctcggcgccggcaaggtGCTCGAGTTTGACTCGCCCGACAACCTAAAGAATAACCCCAACAGCTACTTTagcaagctcgtcgaggccatggaGGCGTAGAGTGGTCGTGTTTGTCGTGTTTAGAATGTCTGAATGTGTGGCACATGTTGAGTGGTTAATGCATTGTGTACCTGTGATGGGGGGTGTGGCGCTGTCAGGACTGTCCACTCTTAGTTCGTGATGGGAATCgggcccgtcgccgaggaggacggacAGCCGGGGCCTTGGGAGCGGGGTCggtctcctcgtcgatctTGGCGCGATCATGTCcgtgtggtggaggtggggcaCCGCAGCAAAatctcgacgaccaccttgacccagccagccagtgtACCCATACATATCAAGACGTAACCTTCCCTAACCGCAGCCTACTCCTTCTCCCACAGGGCAACAAGGCGCACCTCGATGCTCTCACGCGGCACGACAAGCTCTGGCgcgatgccgtcggcgtcgttgtcgacctTGACAGCCACATGGCCGCAATAGAGCGCGCTCCCGTCGGCGCCCTGCGCCGTGTCGAAGCACTGGGGTGTGGGTGAGCATTGTGTGTCGCCTCCTCCACAGccccacccaacccaccttgagGAACACAACCTCGTCGGGCATCTGGTGCCGGATATACCCCCAGTTCTGCCCCTTTCCATGGTGAATGTccatgccgacgccgaacaTGCTCCCGTGCTTTGAGATCTCGCCGGGCAGGATCTCAGAATACGGCAGcatggcgagcggcgcgttgGTTACTGGGCCTGAGAGCGGGCGCCAGAGGTTGACAatctgcgcgcgcgcgaacgagctcgctggcgccttggccgccttgccgacgagctcggcgccccAGACCTTGACGCGAGGTCAGCTTCAGCTTCGGCCACGCAGCTCCCTCCCATTCGCCAGCCCCAACTCACCTCGTCCTGGTCCACATGTGCGATGCTGGCCAcgggctgctggcgctcgctGGGCACGAAGCCCTTCTCGGGCTCCTGCTGCCTCGGCACGTCCTTGTGCGCGAGGCCGGGCGCGTTCTTGCGGCACACCGAGTTCCACGCGATGACGCGCGTGCAGCCGAGGATGGACTTGAGGAGGCTGGCGGTGTGTCAGTGCTCGCatgtgctcgtgctcgggcAGTAGCACCTACgcggccgtctcgtcgagGTACGCCTGCGTGCCCTCTACACTCgggatgccgccgaggtggttgCTCGCGTGCTTGGCGACCGCGAAGCCGCGGTCATGCAGCTGCTTGGCGACCGTGTCGATCGTGGCCGGGGActtggcgtcctcgagctcgtcgcgcaggttgacgacctcgacgcgcagcgcctcgCTCGGCCGGCTGCGGTCCGCGTCGTAGGTGAGGTAGATTGCCGGGTCGTGGTCGAgccgcgaggcggggagCGTGAACTCGATCGTGGCAGTGAGgggggctgcggcggctggcattttggcggcgtcggtgggggcgggggggggaGAGATGGGGGCCCGAGGTGGTGGACGTGGACGTGGACGACGTGGACTGTTCTTGAGAGCACCAAGAGATCAACAATGTCCTATCCCGAAAGTCAGTGATAGGAATAAAAGTCAGAGACGCTCGATAGCGGTATCATACGGCAACTGCGGCATCGACGCCAATCTTTGAGCCACAGTCAGTCGCCGGAACAATAATATTCATATCGTTCCAGGCGCGTGTGCGTGCCGAGTGAGTGCTTCTCCCGAGTCACCGACGGACTGAGCAAGACCTCCTCAGTGACGGACCCACCCCGACCAGACCGGACGTGTGATTGGCGCTGGACGTGGGGCTGCGGTTTACGgtgcggcggccgcgaacgcaacgcgctcctgctcctctcGCGGCATGGACGCCGCAGCTCGCTTGCGCGGACCTTGACCTTGACCTTGGAGCGGAGCCCGAGGtcggggggcggcgcggcacggtACATAcagcgcacgcacgccaACCTTGGGCTTCGCGCTCCACACCGGCACCCCGGGAGCgcggagcagcagccagccaggctcGATCTGGTCAGCtgctccccctccctgcATGTGGTGCAGAGCGGCATGTTTGCTTGGGTCGTCTGTACCGCTGCTCGtgtgcgctgcgctgcccaATCCCGCAAGCGAAGTTGGACAAAAGTTGCGAGGGGATAGACATGGTAGCATGTGGGTTCGTGCAGGGTCTGGGAGGGCCCGTGATAGCCGATTCTGTGGCCTTGCGCCTTTGTGGCCTCAGGacgtgcggcgcgaggcaCGGCTAGGCTCGTGGCACCAGCGCTGGAAATTGATAGACTGATAAGGTAGCTGTGGTGTGTGGCcctctgcctctgctgctgcacgcggTGACTGCTCCAGTGCTCAGGTGGGGAGCGGAGCCGCAGCTCAGCTTTGCGAGCTGCAGAAGCTCCAGGCTCGCTTGAAGCGCGCTAAAATGCATGATGCGCTTGGCACGATCCACCGCGCCAGGTTATAAGACTTTGTCTGAGCGAGACTTTTAGGATAGAGGACCATCATCTTTATCCCTCCACCACAGCCGTCCGTCGTCGAAATGAAGCTCCGGATGCCaaagctcgaggtcgagggcgcggcCGATAGGCAGAAGAGCCTGTCcaacgacgacctgctcCCTATCCCTGCCGAGAGGCGGACATGGGATTTCTGGACATTCACCACTTTCTGGTTCTCCGCAGGTGTGTGGGGAAGCAACAGCCACAGCCAAGTCCGATACGAGCGGATCTGACATACACAGTGGGCACGGTCGCCAACTGGACCAGCGGAGGGACGTATCTTGCTGTGAGTGTACCATGGGCTGTGACCTCGGCGTGGGGGATGCTGCATACATTTGCTGCACCGTGCTGCGTCTTTTGCGTGAAGGTTTTGCACGCGAGTGGACGCAAGCGATGCCGAGTGGAGGCCGATGTGGCttgtggcagtggcagtggaCGCGATCACAAGACCAGCcctgaccaccaccaccacagaTGGGTATGACGGTGTGGGACGGCCTCCTGGTCAACTTCTtcggcttcctcctcatctccTTCTTCATGGTGCTCAacggccgtgtcggcgcggTATACCACGTCGGATTCCCAGTGTGTAAGTTTTGCCCACTTGTTGGTTGTCGGCCggtcggcggccggcgccgattGCCCTTCCAGCACCAGctgacgccggcgccacagACTGCCGCTCCTCGTTTGGCGTGTACGGAGCCCTGTGGCCGGCGTTCAACCGCGCCATGTCGGCCGTGGTGTGGAACGGCGTCAACGTCGTGCAGGGCGGCCAGGCCGTGTACATCATGCTGCATGCCATCTTCCCGAGCGTGACGCGCATCCCGAACCACATGCCCAAGGCgagcgcgctcgacacggccAACATGATGGGCATGATCCTCTTctggctcgcgctcgcgggcatCCTGTGCATCTCGATCCCCAAGTGGCGTATCCTGATCTACATCAAGCTCGTCGCGTACGTTATCTCGAGTTGTGCGATGCTCGCCATGGCGCTCGTGCACTCTGGCGGCGTGGCCAAGGAGCTCCGCGAGAAGCCCACCACGCACGGCTCGGAGCGCGTGTGGCTCATTGTCCGCTTCACGCTGCTCtccgccgctggctgctCGACCTTTGCGTCCAACGCTAGCGACTGGCAGAGGAACGCCCGCAAGCCCAACGACCCGATCTTTGGCCAGATCTTCGGCTTCCCCATGTCCAACGTGAGTGCAGCGTTCCGCCACATTCACTCACACCCTCAGTTCATCGTGTCCCTCTTCGGCTGcatcgtcgcgcgcagcagcgagaaGACGTACGGCAAGGGTAAGTTGCGCGTGAAAAGCGGTGTTCGCttcgctcacgccccagtcATCTGGAACCCCCTCACCTACCTCGACATGATGCTCAGCGACACCTACAACGCAAAGTACCGCGCTGGCGCCTTCTTCATCGCCGCGGGCTTCTGCTACTCGTCGCTCTTCTCGTGCGCGTTCGAGAACGTCCTGCCGGCAGGTAACGACATTGCCGCCATCCTGCCGCGCTACCTCAACATGAAGCGCGCGATGGCCATCTGCATGATCCTGACCTTGGCGTGAGTGGCGCCGCGGGTGCCTGTGGCACTGCCAACAAGCAACACGTGCTGACAACAACCACAGCATCAACCCGTGgttcctcctcggctcggcctCCATCTTCatctccttcctcgcctcgtACCAGATCTTCCTGTTCGCGATTGTGAGTTGAGCGAGCAATACGTGCCTGTTcccccgctcacccaccTAGAccggcgtcctcctcacAGACTACTACATTGTCCTCAAGGGCCGCTTCGACCTGTCGTGGATGTACACGGCGGACCCGCAAGGCCCGTACTGGTACACTCTGGGCCTGAACTGGCGCGCGTTCGTCGCctacctcgtcggcctgggcATCAACTTTGCCGGCTTCCTGCACAACATGGGTGCGATCGACGTCAGCATCGGCGTCCAGCGCTCCTTCTACTTTGCCTTTATTACGTCCGGCGTCGGCTCTGGCCTCGTCTACTACCTCCTCGCGCGATTCTTCCCCCAGGCGTCGTACAAGGAGTACAAGGGCCTCAAGTTCAAGGAGTGGACgcaggacgaggtcgaggtgtaCGCCGCTGGCAGCGACAAGCCGGGCCGCGTGCCCTCGCACcagggcagcgacgacgtcgaggacaaggcaCTCGACAGCACGTACGTCCGTGACGTTTAGGGGGTT
This window encodes:
- the aclN_0 gene encoding Aspirochlorine biosynthesis protein N; protein product: MPAAAAPLTATIEFTLPASRLDHDPAIYLTYDADRSRPSEALRVEVVNLRDELEDAKSPATIDTVAKQLHDRGFAVAKHASNHLGGIPSVEGTQAYLDETAALLKSILGCTRVIAWNSVCRKNAPGLAHKDVPRQQEPEKGFVPSERQQPVASIAHVDQDEVWGAELVGKAAKAPASSFARAQIVNLWRPLSGPVTNAPLAMLPYSEILPGEISKHGSMFGVGMDIHHGKGQNWGYIRHQMPDEVVFLKCFDTAQGADGSALYCGHVAVKVDNDADGIAPELVVPRESIEVRLVALWEKE
- the SPAC29B12.14c_0 gene encoding putative permease; protein product: MKLRMPKLEVEGAADRQKSLSNDDLLPIPAERRTWDFWTFTTFWFSAVGTVANWTSGGTYLAMGMTVWDGLLVNFFGFLLISFFMVLNGRVGAVYHVGFPVYCRSSFGVYGALWPAFNRAMSAVVWNGVNVVQGGQAVYIMLHAIFPSVTRIPNHMPKASALDTANMMGMILFWLALAGILCISIPKWRILIYIKLVAYVISSCAMLAMALVHSGGVAKELREKPTTHGSERVWLIVRFTLLSAAGCSTFASNASDWQRNARKPNDPIFGQIFGFPMSNVSAAFRHIHSHPQFIVSLFGCIVARSSEKTYGKVIWNPLTYLDMMLSDTYNAKYRAGAFFIAAGFCYSSLFSCAFENVLPAGNDIAAILPRYLNMKRAMAICMILTLAINPWFLLGSASIFISFLASYQIFLFAITGVLLTDYYIVLKGRFDLSWMYTADPQGPYWYTLGLNWRAFVAYLVGLGINFAGFLHNMGAIDVSIGVQRSFYFAFITSGVGSGLVYYLLARFFPQASYKEYKGLKFKEWTQDEVEVYAAGSDKPGRVPSHQGSDDVEDKALDSTYVRDV